A genome region from Leptodactylus fuscus isolate aLepFus1 chromosome 6, aLepFus1.hap2, whole genome shotgun sequence includes the following:
- the PPP1R27 gene encoding protein phosphatase 1 regulatory subunit 27: MRYYPSHRTSRSLRSARTVRFPNDVLFLDHIRQGDLEQVGRFIRARKVTLDSIYLTGMGALHEAVLSGNLECVKLLVKYGADIEQRDENGWTPLHMACSDAHPHIARYLLSLGAEKDVVNSEGEKPCELIDSDCEELVQLFSTKDGD; the protein is encoded by the exons ATGAGGTACTACCCTTCCCACAGGACTTCACGTAGCCTGAGGTCGGCGCGGACTGTGCGGTTTCCAAACGATGTGCTTTTTCTGGATCATATACGACAGGGCGACCTGGAGCAAGTTGGGAGGTTTATACGAGCTCGAAAGGTGACGTTGGATTCGATCTACTTAACAG GTATGGGTGCTCTGCACGAAGCTGTCCTCTCTGGGAATCTAGAATGTGTGAAGCTGCTTGTGAAATACGGAGCAGACATAGAACAGAGGGATGAAAATGGCTGGACTCCCCTGCATATGGCATGTAGTGATGCACATCCGCACATTGCCAG GTACCTACTTTCTCTCGGAGCGGAAAAAGATGTCGTGAACAGCGAGGGAGAGAAGCCATGCGAACTGATAGACTCTGACTGCGAGGAGCTGGTGCAGCTTTTCTCGACCAAGGATGGCGACTGA